Proteins from a genomic interval of Helicoverpa zea isolate HzStark_Cry1AcR chromosome 31, ilHelZeax1.1, whole genome shotgun sequence:
- the LOC124645376 gene encoding beta-parvin has translation MSSPRPKSPRTPVLPKKEDKEESFWDKIGTIGRKKRIKEVQDVQAEGKFAIDSPGSPTAPEIPPEEYSLHDNEERAIIEPRSLDDPRVKELVQVLIDWINDELATQRIIVKDISEDLYDGQVLQKLLEMLTGTKLDVPEVTQSEEGQRQKLAVVLRAVNRVLFGTSKPVPKWSVDSVHSKNVVSILHLLVALARHFRAPVRLPENVSVNVVVVKKDTPNQLSHRTFVETITTTYDDLGMKCERDAFDALFDHAPDKLQVVKKSLITFVNKHLSKVNLEVMDLDTQFHDGVYLCLLMGLLEGFFVPLYDFHLIPEDFDQKVHNVSFAFELMQDVGLAKPKARPEDIVNLDLKSTLRVLYNLFTKYKSLA, from the exons ATGTCGTCACCACGCCCGAAATCCCCTCGTACTCCCGTGTTACCTAAAAAGGAAGATAAAGAAGAATCGTTCTGGGACAAGATTGGTACCATTGGTCGCAAGAAGCGCATAAAAGAAG TTCAAGATGTCCAGGCTGAAGGCAAGTTTGCTATTGACTCTCCAGGCAGCCCGACTGCTCCAGAAATACCACCTGAGGAGTACAGCTTGC ATGACAATGAAGAAAGAGCCATAATCGAGCCTAGATCTCTTGATGATCCTCGAGTGAAAGAGTTGGTACAAGTACTTATAGATTGGATCAATGATGAACTTGCCACTCAAAGAATAATTGTTAAAGACATCAGTGAAGACTTGTATGATGGTCAGGTTCTGCAGAAACTCCTTGAGATGCTGACAGGCACCAAACTTGATGTGCCTGAAGTTACACAGTCTGAAGAAGGGCAGCGCCAGAAGCTGGCTGTTGTTTTGAGAGCAGTGAATCGG GTACTGTTTGGAACATCCAAACCGGTCCCTAAATGGAGTGTGGACTCTGTTCACTCAAAGAATGTTGTATCTATACTGCACTTGCTTGTTGCCCTGGCACGCCACTTCCGTGCTCCTGTACGTCTTCCTGAAAATGTCAGTGTCAATGTTGTTGTTGTGAAGAAGGATACTCCAAATCAACTGTCTCACAG AACTTTTGTTGAAACTATCACAACCACTTATGATGACTTGGGAATGAAATGTGAAAGGGATGCATTTGATGCCTTGTTTGATCATGCTCCTGATAAACTGCAGGTAGTGAAGAAGTCACTCATAACTTTTGTGAACAAACACCTGAGCAAAGTGAATCTTGAAGTGATGGATTTGGACACACAATTCCATGATGGTGTATACTTGTGCCTTTTGATGGGACTGCTGGAGGGATTCTTTGTGCCTTTATATGACTTCCACTTGATACCAGAAGATTTTGACCAAAAGGTTCACAATGTGTCTTTTGCTTTTGAACTTATGCAAGATGTTGGACTCGCTAAGCCAAAAGCAAGACCTGAAG ATATCGTGAATCTCGACCTGAAATCTACTCTGCGAGTTTTGTATAATCTCTTTACAAAGTACAAAAGTCTGGCTTGA